The following are from one region of the Nitrospirota bacterium genome:
- a CDS encoding cyclic nucleotide-binding domain-containing protein: MKPDIEDLKKQVLFESLDDNELQIVMSILRVVEFSKEGFIFQENDPTKGLYLIHSGKVEIKRKLQLDTKSKMLVMLRNIKSDEIRHTAHGWENRFAVLEKGNFFGELSVIESRRKHSAECVALEDTVLLLLPSEDFLKLEETNVYIVVKILKSIAKVTSGNVRQLDRRILKALMGT; encoded by the coding sequence ATGAAGCCTGATATAGAGGATTTAAAAAAACAAGTGCTTTTTGAGAGCCTTGATGACAACGAACTGCAAATAGTGATGAGTATTCTTCGGGTTGTAGAGTTTTCAAAAGAAGGTTTTATTTTTCAGGAAAATGACCCCACAAAAGGCCTCTATCTTATACACTCAGGAAAAGTTGAGATAAAAAGAAAACTGCAACTTGATACTAAAAGCAAGATGCTTGTTATGCTCAGAAACATAAAAAGTGATGAAATCCGACACACAGCTCATGGCTGGGAAAATCGTTTTGCTGTCTTGGAAAAAGGGAATTTTTTCGGTGAGCTTTCTGTAATAGAGAGCAGGAGGAAGCACAGTGCAGAATGTGTAGCTTTGGAGGACACTGTCTTGTTGCTTTTACCTTCTGAGGATTTTTTAAAACTTGAAGAGACGAATGTTTATATTGTTGTTAAAATTTTGAAATCTATTGCTAAAGTGACATCCGGCAATGTTCGTCAATTGGATAGAAGAATACTGAAAGCTTTGATGGGTACCTAA
- a CDS encoding radical SAM protein — MDIKRVSFIEVRSPESYIFRRFPIPRVGSVLLSTILSKMGCEVKVFIEDISQPDWNFVESSDVVCISTITSTVSTAYKTVLRLKKLGIPVIMGGAHPSFVPDECLGFADFVVRGEGDIALPALINYMRTGTPDISTIAGVSYKTPDGTIKHNPTGEFIQDLDALPDVDFSLIYKWKHSNIHPVATMRGCAYNCRFCLVSPMFGRKYRFRSVKSVTDELKRIASVSSSPLFFVDDNFAANRTRTKQIIRFMLDEKITPRWSAMMRPNVVKDEELLTLMAQAGKFTACLGFESITPESLIAYEKKQTHQDNIASVKALKEHGIKVHGMFVFGADTDTIESIKRTVDFAANSGIDSVQFMILTPLPGTAVYEDLKTAGRILHTQWDKYDIHHTVFRPAQMTPSELHMETLYAMKRFYSWKYVFKRIMSLDLFYGAFGLYSKSIIRHAVKESEKYVKDFKLE, encoded by the coding sequence ATGGATATAAAGAGAGTATCGTTTATAGAGGTCAGATCGCCTGAGTCATATATATTCAGGCGATTTCCCATTCCGCGTGTGGGAAGTGTGCTGCTTTCCACAATTTTAAGCAAGATGGGCTGTGAGGTTAAAGTCTTTATAGAAGACATTAGCCAGCCGGATTGGAATTTTGTTGAAAGCTCTGACGTCGTCTGTATATCCACGATTACATCCACTGTCAGCACTGCATATAAAACGGTGCTGAGATTAAAAAAACTTGGCATACCTGTGATTATGGGAGGAGCCCACCCGTCTTTTGTTCCCGATGAGTGTCTTGGCTTTGCCGATTTTGTCGTCAGAGGCGAGGGAGATATTGCACTCCCTGCCCTTATCAATTATATGAGAACAGGCACACCAGATATCAGCACAATTGCCGGAGTATCATACAAAACCCCTGACGGCACAATCAAACATAATCCCACCGGGGAGTTCATCCAGGACCTCGACGCTTTACCGGATGTTGATTTCTCCCTCATATATAAATGGAAACACTCAAACATTCACCCTGTGGCTACAATGCGCGGGTGCGCCTACAACTGCCGGTTTTGTCTGGTCTCTCCCATGTTTGGCAGAAAATACCGGTTTAGATCGGTTAAAAGTGTCACGGATGAGTTAAAGCGGATTGCCTCAGTATCAAGTTCGCCGCTGTTTTTTGTGGATGACAACTTTGCCGCTAACAGAACCCGCACAAAGCAGATTATCCGCTTTATGCTTGACGAAAAAATCACACCCCGTTGGTCTGCCATGATGAGGCCAAACGTTGTCAAAGATGAGGAGCTGCTTACACTTATGGCTCAGGCCGGAAAATTTACCGCCTGTCTTGGGTTTGAATCAATAACTCCGGAAAGTCTTATTGCTTATGAGAAAAAACAAACCCATCAGGATAACATCGCAAGCGTTAAGGCTCTCAAAGAGCATGGGATAAAAGTTCACGGGATGTTTGTCTTTGGGGCAGACACCGATACAATTGAAAGCATCAAAAGAACTGTGGATTTTGCCGCCAACTCCGGTATTGATTCGGTGCAGTTTATGATATTAACCCCTCTTCCCGGAACCGCCGTCTATGAAGACTTAAAGACCGCAGGCAGAATCCTTCACACTCAGTGGGATAAGTACGACATCCACCACACCGTGTTCAGACCGGCACAGATGACCCCCTCAGAACTTCATATGGAAACTCTCTACGCCATGAAAAGATTTTATTCGTGGAAATATGTCTTTAAACGCATCATGTCGCTTGATCTGTTTTATGGTGCTTTCGGCCTATACAGTAAAAGCATCATCCGCCATGCGGTAAAAGAGTCTGAAAAGTACGTTAAAGACTTTAAGTTAGAATAA
- a CDS encoding glycogen synthase, with amino-acid sequence MYIIMIASECAPVSKVGGLADVVDGLSCELLRKGHNVEIILPYYDCMNHSLVENIQGNPVELYVPFKGKQIKCTIHTGMVHGNVCYFIKSHSGEKYFDRGSFYGAGDDEERFALFSVAAVEFMLKAGKQPDVIHCHDWQTALITVLLRYRYKNSFLSNTKLCYTIHNIKHQGKVTHKLMDTAGLNPSVFTELDAMADTLSPSYMNLMKGGIVYSDYITTVSPKYAMETRTSELGEGLESVLSANASKYEGIINGVEYDVWSPEKDHNIPVNYSVDTIDDKYKNKEQLRKKLSLRNVFKPIVAVVGRLDAQKGVHLIRHALLYCLNKGMQFVLLGSSPDNEIDEYFHHLKHYLRRNSDCCLNLSYDEELSHLIYAGSDMILIPSLYEPCGLTQMIAMRYGTVPIARNTGGLSDTVFDLELSQKPLIERNGFTFEDFTYEAIESALTRAQFVWNEKPYTFREVMITGMKTDYSWTLSADRYLGIYSKMLGR; translated from the coding sequence ATGTACATTATAATGATAGCCTCGGAATGCGCACCTGTATCTAAAGTAGGCGGTCTTGCCGATGTTGTTGATGGCTTAAGCTGCGAACTTCTCAGAAAGGGCCATAACGTGGAAATAATCCTGCCTTACTATGATTGCATGAACCATTCGCTTGTTGAAAATATTCAGGGTAATCCTGTAGAACTTTACGTACCATTTAAAGGCAAACAAATTAAATGTACCATCCACACGGGCATGGTACATGGCAATGTGTGTTATTTTATTAAATCTCATTCCGGGGAAAAGTATTTTGACAGGGGCAGTTTTTACGGGGCGGGGGATGATGAGGAGCGTTTCGCACTGTTTTCAGTGGCAGCAGTGGAGTTTATGCTTAAGGCTGGTAAACAGCCGGATGTCATTCACTGCCATGACTGGCAAACTGCTCTCATTACGGTACTTTTGCGTTACAGATATAAAAATTCGTTTTTGTCTAATACGAAACTTTGCTACACTATACACAACATAAAGCATCAGGGCAAGGTAACCCACAAACTGATGGATACGGCAGGGCTTAATCCGTCAGTTTTCACTGAACTTGATGCTATGGCAGATACGTTATCTCCGAGTTACATGAACTTAATGAAAGGCGGCATTGTTTACTCCGACTATATTACCACCGTTTCCCCCAAATATGCCATGGAGACAAGGACATCTGAACTTGGCGAGGGCCTTGAGAGTGTGCTGTCTGCTAATGCGTCAAAATATGAGGGAATAATTAATGGTGTTGAGTATGATGTCTGGAGCCCGGAAAAGGACCATAACATACCGGTTAATTACAGCGTTGATACGATTGACGATAAATATAAAAATAAGGAACAACTCAGAAAGAAACTGTCCCTGAGGAATGTGTTTAAGCCTATAGTGGCTGTTGTAGGCCGGCTTGACGCACAAAAGGGGGTTCATCTTATAAGACACGCTCTGCTGTACTGCCTCAACAAGGGAATGCAGTTTGTCCTTCTGGGATCGTCTCCGGATAATGAAATAGACGAGTATTTTCATCATCTCAAACACTACCTCAGGCGAAATTCCGATTGCTGTCTGAATCTTAGTTACGATGAAGAACTCTCGCACCTTATATATGCAGGCTCCGATATGATACTGATACCAAGCCTTTATGAACCCTGCGGCCTTACTCAGATGATAGCCATGAGATACGGCACAGTACCTATAGCCAGAAACACCGGCGGGTTAAGTGATACAGTGTTTGATCTTGAACTTTCCCAAAAACCGCTTATCGAACGAAACGGTTTTACTTTTGAGGACTTTACATATGAAGCCATAGAGTCGGCTCTGACGAGGGCTCAGTTT
- a CDS encoding cyclic nucleotide-binding domain-containing protein: protein MSLVDDLKRQILLDGIEGAELEKIAGMVDTFKVSKGDPIFRENEQTRGIYMINTGEVEITKKLPIDLKTKMLITMRNMQNCCQIRKTPFGWRQLFASLIEGQYFGELSVIEGKKKHGADADAVTDCEFYLLSPDKFAVIEATSPETILKMLKTIARVSSKNLRYLDRQLLKLLIGI, encoded by the coding sequence ATGTCCTTAGTAGATGATTTAAAAAGGCAGATTCTGCTCGATGGTATTGAAGGCGCTGAGCTGGAGAAGATTGCCGGGATGGTAGATACGTTTAAGGTGTCAAAGGGTGATCCGATATTCAGGGAAAATGAGCAAACCCGCGGTATTTACATGATAAACACAGGGGAGGTAGAAATCACAAAGAAACTTCCCATAGATTTAAAAACAAAGATGCTGATAACTATGCGTAATATGCAAAACTGCTGTCAAATCAGGAAAACCCCCTTTGGATGGAGACAGTTGTTTGCATCATTAATAGAGGGACAGTACTTTGGTGAGCTCTCCGTGATTGAGGGTAAAAAGAAACACGGGGCGGATGCCGATGCTGTGACCGATTGTGAGTTTTACTTACTTAGTCCGGACAAATTCGCAGTGATTGAGGCGACAAGTCCTGAGACTATCCTGAAAATGCTTAAAACTATAGCGAGAGTTTCCTCTAAAAACCTTAGGTATCTGGACAGGCAGCTTTTGAAATTGCTTATAGGAATTTAA